In Leptolyngbya sp. O-77, the genomic window AGAAGAAGTCGGGTGGTATCTCTGGAAGATGTCATCTTCTAATTGACATAAACTTCAACAGAAGCTATCTAATAGAAGTCAATTGATATCTGATGGTAATTAATTTTAATTATTAATGGAGATATTAATAGAAATTAAAGGCAAAATTAGCAAGGGCAAAATTAGACAAAGCCCATATTGATAAAAAACGCCCGACCCTTGATCAGCAGAGCTTTCAAACACTCAGCAATTCAGGATCAGGCGTTAATCAAGTGCTGGCTAGTCGTAGCTCAAATTCGCGCTATGAAATCATCTTCATCCTTCGGAATAGCAGCGTCTACCCAGCAGCATTGTCCAACATTATCCAACATTGACAAATGAATGAGCACAGAAGCTGTTGGCATCAACCCCATTAACCACTGCCAAAATTTCTTCATCCAGCGCAATCAGGGTTGCAGATCCGCTTTGGGCGATGAACAAGTCTGAGAAGCTCAGCCCTCCGGCTAGCCCGATCTTGTCGCGCCCAATATGGAAGTCCAAAATTGTGTCAGTGCCCTGGCCCGCCGCCAACACAAAGGTGTTGATGCCGCTGCCGCCAGAGAAGTTATCGCCGATGAGCGTGTCGTTGCCGAGTCCGCCCCACAGCAGGTCGTCGCCATCGTCGCCAATCAGCAGGTCATCGCCCGCTTCGCCATAGAGCATATCATTGCCCGCCTTACCAAGGAGGCGATCGTTCCCAGCGCCGCCGTAGAGGATGTCGTCCCCGCCTGGCTCACCATTTTGGGCATCACTGACGTTGCGATCGCCCCGCATCAGGTCGTCTCCTGCCCCACCGTACAGGATATCGTTGCCCAGACCCCCTGCTACAGTGTCGTCGCCGCCAAAGGCCACAATCACATCGCGCCCATCGCCGCCGACCAGCTCATCCGCATTGTTGGTGCCGTCTTGATAGTCGGGTAAAGAATCCATGCCAAACAGCGTTTTGTACATGATCTGGTAAATCTCGGTGTTGTCCACCGTCGAATTCAGCAGATCAGCATTCATACCGTAGGTTTTCGCTACCACACTGCCCGAAAAGTCAGTCAAGCCTGCCCAAGCGGTCACAAAGTTCCCCATCTCACCGTCCAGGCTGGGCTTAGCCTTGAACGTAGTCAGTGGGGTCACGCGTCCTTCGCTGCCATCCACTGGGTTCTGGAAGGTGCGGCTGTCGGTGGGGTTGGTGGGCAGGGTCAGGGCTGTATTAATGGTGTCGGGTAGGGCCGGCGCAAAGGGAGTCGGCTGCCACACCTGAATACCACCCGCTTCGCTGTCGGCGGCCGTAATCAGCAGCGTGTTGGGGTCTGTATTGCGGATAAACTCCATCGCTACGCCGAGGGCGGCATCAGCTCGCAGGGTTGCATCCAGCACGCCCCGCGAGTTGTTGTTGTTGCCAAGGTTGTCGGTGCCCTCTTCCTCGGCCACCACCATAAATCCGTTGGGGTTTGCTGCCAAAATGGGCAATGCTGCCGCCAGCATTTCGGCAATTGTGGGTGGATCGGTCGGCGTGCCGTCGGGCAAAAACTGGCCGTAGTTATCCAGCCCAAGGGATTTATTGAGTTCTTCGGGGCGATCGTTGTAGGTATCCTCGGCAGCGAAAATGCCCAAAACCTTGCTAGGGAGTGTCATCAATTAGATAAGCTGTAATCAGCAGTGATTCAGCTATCTGACGATTATGACAACCCGACGCTACGCCCTGCGCGATGACCAATGGGAACGGCTCCAAGATTTGCTCCCTGGACGAGCGGGGGCGGTAGGAGTCACAGCAAAGGATAATCGTCTGTTTGTCGAGGCAGTGCTATATCGATATCGAGCCGGCATTCCCTGGCGAGACTTGCCAGAGCGGTTTGGTCATTTTCGCAAGGTTCACACCCGCTTTCGGCGCTGGGCAAAGACGGGCGTATGGCAACGGGTGTTTCAGGTGCTGTCTGAAGATGCAGACAACGAATACGCCATGATCGACACCACGATTGTGCGTGCTCATCAGCATAGTGCTGGGGCAAAGGGGGGGATGCCAATGCCCAAGCCATTGGTCGTAGTAAAGGGGGATTGAGCACCAAGATTCATGCGACTGTCGATGCACTGGGCAATCCGACAGGCTTTCACCTCACACCCGGGCAGGTCTGTGACCTTGATGGGGCTGATGTGCTGCTAGAGAATATTCAAGCTGATACAGTCCTGGCTGACAAAGGATATGACGCAGACCAACGGGTGATTGAGCGACTCCAACAACAGGGCAAGACGGCTGTGATTCCGCCCAAGCGAAACCGCAAGACACCGCGTGATTACGACAAGGAGCTATACAAAGCGCGGCATCTGATTGAGAACTTCTTTGCCAAACTCAAGCAGTATCGAGCGATTGCGACACGCTATGACAAGTTAGCCGAGACGTTTCTGAGTGCAATTTACATGGCGGCTGCCCTTATTTGGCTTAATTGATGACACGCCCTAGTGCCTGCGGGCAGGTTTTGCAACTCGGCTTTGGTATAAATCACCGTATAGCCCGCTGCCTTGGCCTCTTCGATGAGGTTGCGGCCATCGGTGCGAATGCCTGCTTCCCCAAAGCGGCCCACAGTGCCTGCTGGCAAATAGTGGATTTCGCCGCCACCCAGGATGATGTCTACGCCCGACTCTAGCACCTGTGCCGTAATGGTGGTTACGTCTCCCCGGTTTTGCACTTCTGCCAGGAATGCACCTGTCCCTGGCTCGGCAATAAAGCCAGAGTTGATGACAGCGGTGGACTTCCCTGCGGCGATCGCCTCTTCCAGAATCGTTACACCGCGCTTGCCCGACCGCGACACCACTGGCTCCCCAAACTCATCCAGGCCAAAAGAACCCGCCTGCGCCTTCACCCCAGTGGCATGGGTGACTGCGCCCGCATTGGATGTGCCCACAATCTGATCCCTCATGTGCCCCAGGTAGACCCCAGAGTTTGACATCAGGTCATAGTTCAGCCGACCATCTGGCCCCTGAGACACAAAGCGAGCAAATCCATACATCGACGGACTCGTGCCATCAGGATGGAAGAAAATAACGTTGCCCGTCTCTTTGGTGGGGGCAGGGGCTGGAATCGCCTGCGGCACTGGGCGATCGGGCAAATCTTCGCCAAACAGCGTCTCATACATGACCCGATAGATGTCGGTATTGTCGATCGTTGCTGGCAGCTTATCGGCGTTTAGCCCATGCGCCTTGGTGACAATCGCCCCTGCAAAGTCGGGCGTACCTGCCCAAGCTGCACCAAAGGTGTAGGAGTTGCCGCTGGCAGACGGTTTAGCCACAAATGCCGCCGTCCCCACGCCCCGCTGACCGTCGCCCGGATTCTGGAAGTCGGGGAAGTCGGGCAAGTTCAGCCCCGTCGGGTTGGTGCGGAAGTTGCCCACCGTTGCCCCTGTGTCGTCAATCTGCAAACCGCCTGCATCGCTGTCCGCAGCCGTAATAATCAGCGTATTGGGGTATTTTGCATAAAACTCCTTAGCCACCCCGATTGCTTCATCAGTGCGGATCAGGGCCTCTAGGGTACCTGCGGCGTTGTTGATATTGCCAAAGTTATCGGTTCCTTCCTCTTCTAGAACCGTAAACGACCCATTGGCAAACTTCGGGTTGCGCTCCAAAATCGTCTGGGCAGCCTTGAGCATCTCGCCTACGGTGGGAGCCGTTGGCACATAGGCCGGCGTATTGGTTGCGATCAGATTTTCCTCAACACCGCGCAGGTTTGCCTGGGGCGTGGGAATGTTGTCGTTGAAGGTATCTTCGTTGGCAAAAATTCCCAGTACCTTAAGGACGCTAGGATCTGCGGCAGCGGCTTTGAGCTGCTCCTCGGTATAAACGACGGTATAGCCTAAGCTTTCGGCCAATTCGATCAGGTTGATGCTGGGGCGGATGTTAGAGGCCGTCGAGATAGCATCAAGCTGGGCGGCGGACTGGGCATAGACCGCACCCGCAGGGGGTTCAGTGCCCGCAGGCAAATAATTGACCAAACCGCCACCCAAAATTACATCAATCCCCGACTCCACAACCTGCCGGGTAATCTCTGCAAACTGTCCTCTAGGAAACGCCGCAAACCCTTGCGCTCCGTCAGGAACATCCCCTTGCCCCACCTTGGCGGCAAAGGCTCCTGAACCGGGTTCTGCAATCACGCCAGAGTTAATCAGTGCAGTGGCTTTGTTGGCGGCCACTGCCTCCTGCATGATGGTCTGATTTTTGCCAGACAGGGCAGTGAGGTCGATTTCAACAGGGCGGCCGGTGGCTTCGTCAATTACGGGATTGCCGTTTTCGTCGCGCACCAGTTCAAACCCGAAAGATTCGGCATAGACTTTTACCCCTGTGGCGTGGGTCACTGCGCCGCCATTGGAGGTACCCGTGAGCTGGTCTTCCATGTGGCCCAGGTAAATACGGGCCTCGGAGAG contains:
- a CDS encoding alkaline phosphatase yields the protein MASNHVIFIHPDGTSPAHFTMARLVTGGPDSRLNWDNLSEARIYLGHMEDQLTGTSNGGAVTHATGVKVYAESFGFELVRDENGNPVIDEATGRPVEIDLTALSGKNQTIMQEAVAANKATALINSGVIAEPGSGAFAAKVGQGDVPDGAQGFAAFPRGQFAEITRQVVESGIDVILGGGLVNYLPAGTEPPAGAVYAQSAAQLDAISTASNIRPSINLIELAESLGYTVVYTEEQLKAAAADPSVLKVLGIFANEDTFNDNIPTPQANLRGVEENLIATNTPAYVPTAPTVGEMLKAAQTILERNPKFANGSFTVLEEEGTDNFGNINNAAGTLEALIRTDEAIGVAKEFYAKYPNTLIITAADSDAGGLQIDDTGATVGNFRTNPTGLNLPDFPDFQNPGDGQRGVGTAAFVAKPSASGNSYTFGAAWAGTPDFAGAIVTKAHGLNADKLPATIDNTDIYRVMYETLFGEDLPDRPVPQAIPAPAPTKETGNVIFFHPDGTSPSMYGFARFVSQGPDGRLNYDLMSNSGVYLGHMRDQIVGTSNAGAVTHATGVKAQAGSFGLDEFGEPVVSRSGKRGVTILEEAIAAGKSTAVINSGFIAEPGTGAFLAEVQNRGDVTTITAQVLESGVDIILGGGEIHYLPAGTVGRFGEAGIRTDGRNLIEEAKAAGYTVIYTKAELQNLPAGTRACHQLSQIRAAAM
- a CDS encoding IS5 family transposase (programmed frameshift), giving the protein MTTRRYALRDDQWERLQDLLPGRAGAVGVTAKDNRLFVEAVLYRYRAGIPWRDLPERFGHFRKVHTRFRRWAKTGVWQRVFQVLSEDADNEYAMIDTTIVRAHQHSAGAKGGDANAQAIGRSKGGLSTKIHATVDALGNPTGFHLTPGQVCDLDGADVLLENIQADTVLADKGYDADQRVIERLQQQGKTAVIPPKRNRKTPRDYDKELYKARHLIENFFAKLKQYRAIATRYDKLAETFLSAIYMAAALIWLN
- a CDS encoding alkaline phosphatase translates to MTLPSKVLGIFAAEDTYNDRPEELNKSLGLDNYGQFLPDGTPTDPPTIAEMLAAALPILAANPNGFMVVAEEEGTDNLGNNNNSRGVLDATLRADAALGVAMEFIRNTDPNTLLITAADSEAGGIQVWQPTPFAPALPDTINTALTLPTNPTDSRTFQNPVDGSEGRVTPLTTFKAKPSLDGEMGNFVTAWAGLTDFSGSVVAKTYGMNADLLNSTVDNTEIYQIMYKTLFGMDSLPDYQDGTNNADELVGGDGRDVIVAFGGDDTVAGGLGNDILYGGAGDDLMRGDRNVSDAQNGEPGGDDILYGGAGNDRLLGKAGNDMLYGEAGDDLLIGDDGDDLLWGGLGNDTLIGDNFSGGSGINTFVLAAGQGTDTILDFHIGRDKIGLAGGLSFSDLFIAQSGSATLIALDEEILAVVNGVDANSFCAHSFVNVG